From a single Bryobacter aggregatus MPL3 genomic region:
- a CDS encoding TolC family protein — MKQVLAGFVFTLVAFSPCAKSITLEEALREALASHPLLAVGSNRIESAMGKLQQAGVRPNPLLIYQSEDFRTWGTPGHRFWQDADHFFYLQQTFETASKRARRQDLALANQHRAETELTLQKQVIATKVRAAYWDAVGARQRELMYQAAIAGFDEITEFHRNQVREGAMAEADLLRVQLEEQKLLLLANGATIDTQRQLIRLQREMGRGEISLITLDTPIETGVRGVEQMTVFSALEQRAEALLAKQIIQVAGAQVGLEQALAKPNFDGVGGYKRSKNYDTILWGFQVPLPFFNRNEGNIASATAEDRLARNALVATEALIKTEYEGALRELELRKTQLVQMVEPLRGRARETATIARSAYRLGGADLLRLLDAQRQVFETEQLYLDALIALRQAEANLQSVTGVLQ, encoded by the coding sequence AAGTTCTCGCTGGTTTTGTATTTACTCTAGTAGCATTTTCGCCATGTGCAAAATCAATCACGCTTGAGGAAGCGCTTCGTGAAGCGCTGGCCAGTCACCCCTTACTTGCTGTGGGATCGAATCGCATTGAGTCGGCGATGGGGAAGTTGCAGCAGGCCGGAGTACGGCCCAACCCACTGTTGATCTACCAGAGCGAAGACTTTCGCACCTGGGGCACGCCAGGGCATCGCTTCTGGCAGGATGCCGATCATTTCTTCTATCTGCAACAGACCTTCGAGACCGCCTCGAAGCGGGCTCGCAGGCAAGATCTTGCGCTTGCCAATCAACACCGTGCGGAAACAGAACTCACTCTCCAGAAGCAAGTGATTGCGACGAAGGTGCGGGCGGCGTACTGGGATGCTGTGGGGGCGCGGCAACGCGAGTTGATGTACCAGGCGGCGATTGCGGGCTTTGATGAGATTACCGAATTCCACCGGAACCAGGTGCGCGAAGGCGCGATGGCCGAGGCTGACTTGCTGCGGGTGCAACTGGAAGAGCAGAAGCTTCTTCTTCTGGCAAACGGAGCGACGATCGACACGCAGCGGCAACTGATTCGTTTGCAGCGGGAAATGGGACGTGGTGAGATTTCCTTGATCACTCTCGATACGCCGATTGAAACCGGTGTCCGTGGCGTGGAGCAGATGACTGTGTTTTCCGCTTTGGAGCAACGTGCAGAAGCTCTGCTCGCCAAACAGATCATTCAGGTGGCCGGCGCGCAAGTGGGGCTGGAGCAGGCGTTGGCCAAGCCAAACTTCGATGGCGTGGGCGGCTATAAGCGATCGAAGAATTACGACACCATCCTGTGGGGGTTCCAAGTGCCGCTCCCGTTTTTCAATCGCAACGAAGGCAACATTGCCAGTGCGACGGCAGAAGACCGGCTGGCGCGCAATGCGCTCGTGGCAACCGAAGCACTGATTAAAACAGAGTATGAGGGGGCTTTGCGCGAACTGGAGTTGCGCAAGACGCAGCTGGTCCAGATGGTGGAGCCCTTGCGGGGGCGGGCTCGCGAGACGGCAACGATCGCACGATCTGCATACCGGTTGGGGGGAGCGGATCTGCTGCGCCTGCTCGATGCACAACGGCAGGTATTTGAGACCGAGCAACTTTATCTCGATGCCTTGATCGCACTTCGTCAGGCCGAGGCGAACTTACAATCCGTGACCGGAGTTCTACAGTGA
- a CDS encoding efflux RND transporter periplasmic adaptor subunit: protein MKYASALLLLFVCGCSKEAPKPAAAAPSSSVDLSPTAMKNASVEVVPARLVKLDRVIEAPGKLTWNEDLTVSVGAIATGKIVHVYSRVGDTVKNQQVLARMHTHDVHDTKALLRQANAEKARAFSALEQAKRNEDRMRRLLELKSISQSQLEQATIDRKFAEAALLKAHADVDKEIQHLEETLEISAGVKEDEEHDHKHNEDEELVPVKASASGVVVSRKISPGAVVNLGDETFTITDNSSLWCIANFPESSLSSLRNGMNLEVEVRAFPGRNFPARITRLGDTLDPNTRTLMVRAEIKSQGVLKPEMLTMVRLRVAGVPAIVIPESAVQNVEGKQTVFVETASGKFLPRVVEVQIQDGQAIVATGLKEGERVASNGSYFLKSQLLREAIQ, encoded by the coding sequence GTGAAATACGCTAGCGCCCTGCTTCTGCTCTTTGTCTGCGGCTGCTCGAAGGAAGCGCCGAAGCCCGCCGCCGCCGCGCCCTCTTCTTCCGTCGACCTGTCTCCTACAGCGATGAAGAACGCAAGTGTAGAAGTGGTGCCGGCGCGGCTCGTCAAACTGGATCGAGTGATTGAGGCTCCGGGCAAACTCACCTGGAACGAGGATTTGACGGTGTCTGTCGGTGCGATTGCGACGGGCAAGATTGTTCATGTGTATTCCCGTGTTGGAGACACTGTGAAAAATCAGCAGGTTCTCGCCCGCATGCATACGCACGATGTCCACGATACGAAAGCACTCTTGCGCCAGGCCAACGCCGAGAAAGCGAGGGCCTTCAGCGCTCTGGAGCAGGCCAAGCGAAATGAAGATCGCATGCGACGGCTGCTCGAATTGAAATCCATTTCTCAGTCTCAACTGGAACAGGCGACCATCGATCGAAAGTTTGCCGAGGCTGCCTTGCTAAAAGCCCATGCGGACGTGGACAAGGAGATCCAACACCTGGAGGAGACCTTGGAGATCTCGGCGGGCGTGAAAGAGGATGAAGAGCACGATCACAAACACAATGAGGATGAGGAACTGGTTCCGGTGAAGGCCAGCGCCAGCGGTGTGGTGGTGAGCCGCAAGATCAGCCCCGGTGCGGTCGTGAATCTGGGCGACGAGACGTTTACGATTACCGACAACTCCTCGCTCTGGTGCATTGCGAATTTTCCGGAATCGTCTCTGAGCAGTTTGCGGAATGGGATGAATCTCGAGGTAGAAGTCCGCGCCTTTCCGGGCCGCAACTTCCCGGCGCGCATCACGCGGCTGGGCGATACTCTCGATCCCAACACTCGTACCTTGATGGTGCGGGCGGAGATCAAGAGCCAGGGCGTGTTGAAGCCGGAGATGTTGACGATGGTCCGGCTGCGGGTGGCTGGAGTGCCGGCGATCGTCATCCCCGAGTCCGCCGTGCAGAATGTGGAGGGGAAGCAGACCGTTTTTGTGGAAACGGCATCGGGCAAGTTTCTCCCTCGCGTGGTCGAAGTACAGATTCAGGACGGACAGGCGATTGTCGCCACAGGGTTGAAAGAGGGCGAGCGCGTTGCCTCAAACGGCAGCTACTTCCTGAAGAGTCAACTGCTCCGCGAGGCCATCCAGTAG